A region from the Salvia splendens isolate huo1 chromosome 15, SspV2, whole genome shotgun sequence genome encodes:
- the LOC121768108 gene encoding uncharacterized protein LOC121768108, with product MNFSIPKFPAFATISPNTLRVSSSFPQLSVFFPQFSTTTANFRSRYGLLRCYAAAKQQKSGGAPPTTTTKKKRKPSSKSGSKKVVGDDFEIEKSGGGVEVMESPSESAQSPYSALPLPNPPAGFVLDEQGRVLMASNKRIATIVDSTNNFPLECVIRRVFRNSRGDECMLLCPVDTPVQILKSVNVEGWSAVSDEEVEAILPTAAYALAKIHMHLVHSGFCYTARGGFCYTEEDIFEFHIDNGEDVDGLPTEGVEIACFHLDGSHYMIYTPSDPLLFVAVKDKGGVLQIADDVSNSYILLSDPAIISAIDEETEFNALVEEEAALLDSLLGKR from the exons ATGAACTTCTCCATCCCCAAATTCCCCGCCTTCGCTACCATTTCTCCAAATACGTTGAGAGTTTCCTCCAGTTTTCCCCAGCTCTCCGTCTTTTTCCCCCAATTTAGCACAACAACCGCCAATTTCCGTAGCAGATACGGTTTGCTACGTTGCTACGCAGCGGCGAAGCAGCAGAAGAGCGGCGGTGCGCCGCCAACAACAACGacaaagaagaaaaggaaaccGAGTAGCAAGAGTGGTAGTAAGAAGGTAGTTGGAGATGActttgagattgagaagagtgGCGGTGGAGTGGAGGTGATGGAGTCACCGTCAGAATCAGCTCAGTCGCCGTACTCGGCGCTGCCTCTGCCGAATCCGCCGGCCGGATTTGTGTTGGATGAGCAAGGGAGAGTTCTAATGGCTTCCAACAAACGCATCGCTACTATC GTTGATTCTACCAATAACTTCCCCCTGGAGTGTGTTATACGGAGAGTATTTAGAAATTCACGAGGAGATGAATGCATGCTACTATGCCCAGTTGATAC GCCTGTTCAGATTTTGAAGAGTGTCAATGTTGAAGGGTGGTCTGCT GTTAGTGATGAAGAAGTTGAGGCTATCCTCCCCACCGCCGCTTATGCCCTTGCCAAAATACATATGCATCTTGTACACAGTGG ATTCTGTTATACAGCACGAGGCGGTTTTTGCTACACAGAAGAAGACATATTTGAATTTCATATAG ACAATGGTGAAGATGTGGACGGTTTACCAACTGAAGGCGTTGAGATTGCATGTTTCCATCTG GATGGTTCTCACTATATGATTTATACACCTTCCGACCCACTTCTGTTTGTTGCAGTGAAG GACAAAGGTGGTGTACTACAAATAGCTGATGACGTAAGTAATAGTTACATCTTGCTT TCTGATCCTGCTATTATTAGCGCCATAGACGAGGAGACGGAATTCAATGCTTTAGTG GAAGAAGAAGCTGCTCTTCTCGATTCATTGCTTGGGAAAAGGTGA